The genomic window GAGTCCGCCAATACCTTGAGCCGCCAGTAGACTTCTTCGGCAAGCTGCTCCAGGTCCACCGGCCGGCGGTCCATGCGCAGGACGCCGGCTTCGGCCCTGGCAAGCAGCAAAAGTCCTTCCACCAGGTGGGCGATCCGGTCGATCTCCTCGAGCGCACTCTTCAGAACGGCCTGGTATTCTTCCGGGGTTCTGGGCGAGCGAAGCGCGACTTCCAGTTCCCCCTTGAGTATGGTGAGGGGCGTCTGCAGCTCGTGAGACGCGTCCGCGCTGAAACGCCTGACCTGTGTGAACGCCGTATCCAGGCGCCCCAGCATTTCGTTCAGAGTCGACGCCAGCCGGTCCAGTTCATCGCCGGCGCCGGTTCCGCCGATGCGTTCGGCAAGATGTTCGGCACTGATACGCCGGGCAGCCTCCGCCATCCGGTCCACGGGCCGCAACGCCCGTCGCGCCAGCAGCAGCCCGCCCGTCGCGGCAAGCACCAGGCCGACGGGGAAAAGCACGGCCATGATGAGCAGAAACCGCGTGCGCGTCTCGAGGACACTCTTGAGAGACATCCCCACCTGGACCAGGTTGACCATCCGCCCTCCCTCCATGACCGGCATGGTGAGGACGCGCACCGGGTGTTCCTCGGAACCCGGCACCGTTTCGTAGGTGGAGATTCCATTGGCGGCGTTGTTCAGGGCCTCGCCGCTGAGCGGCAGCCTTCCCGAATGCGGCGCGGGCTGGCGCGGGTCTCGGTGTCCCAGGGGATCGAAGAGCTGGAAGTACCGGTTCCACGGTGAAAACCCGAAAAAGCGGCGAAAGGCCTCGTCCACTTCGGCGGGAACAAAGGCGGACGGACCGTGCGCGCGTTCGGTCAGAGACCGTGCAACGCCGTTGAGCGCCGCATCCACTTCGTGGGACAGGCTGTAGGAAAGGAGAGCGTATGCGGTCCCCCCGAGCAGGACGAGGGTCACGGTCAGGAGGCTCGTGTACCAAAGGGTGAGGCGCGCCCGGATGGATTTCATGTCTGCGGATTCACTCCGTCTTCAGCATGTAGCCGACCCCGCGAACGGTATGGATGAGCTTCGGTTCGCGGTCGGAATCGATCTTGCGGCGAAGATAATTCACGTAAACGTCGATGACATTCGTCATCGAGTCGAAATCATAATCCCAGACGTGTTCGGCAATCATGGTCCTGGTCAGGACCCGGTCCGGATTGCGCATGAAATAGTCGAGAAGCGCGAACTCCTTGGCCGTGAGCTCGATCTTTTCCGAACCTCTCGACACTGTGTGCCTGACCGGATCGAGCGTCAGGTCGGCTACCCGGAGCTCGGTCTGACTGCTTTCCGCCCGGCGCCTCAACAGGGCGCGCACCCGCGCGACCAGTTCGCGGAAAGAGAAGGGCTTGGTCAGGTAGTCGTCGGCGCCAGCATCCAGACCGAGGACCTTGTCTTCGATGGTCGCCCTCACGGTGAGCAGCAGGACAGGCGTCGAAATCCGTTTTGCGCGCAGCGACCGGAGCAGTTCCATTCCGCTCAGGCGCGGAAGCTGGATGTCCAGGATGATCAGATCGTGCACCCGGTCCATGGCCATCTGGAGGCCAACCTCGCCGTCCAGGGCCACGTCCACCGCATAACCCTCTTCTTCCAGCCCTTTACGGATAAAGCTCGCGACTTTCTTCTCGTCTTCCACCACCAGGAGCCGCATTCGTCACTCCGTGCCCACGAAAAGCAGTCCACCGGTCAATCCGCTAATTTTTTTATTTTACCCTGTCCGGCGGCAACATGCAAAAGCCGCCTCACCGAAACGGCACAACCGCCGCACACCCGAGCTTCACGTCCAGGGAAAGCCTCGCATCGCCGACGCTCGGCCGGCAGGCTCCTTCGAACGGAACGCCGGCACCGGTTGATTCGAAGGCGGTTGTTCCCGATGGAGATGACGACGCACGGCGTTGAATCCGTCCGTGTCCGTCAGAGCCGGATATGCCCGGGATGCAAACCCCCGTCATCGTCATCATTGCATCGGCGGACGGGATGGAATAATAAAATGAAGCGGACCGTGCCGCCCGCCGATACAGGAGAAGAGCCGTCGACACCCCGGGAACGAGCGGTCTCGGGAACGTATTATCCCAGGACATGGAGGAGGTTTGGCGGCGGCTGGTGTTCGCGCCCCTTCGACGCCGCATTTTCAAGGGATTGGGAGAAGCGGGTTCTCATGCCGATTCGCTTTGGAAATCGCGGAAAGAGGGATCCGCGATGGGCAAGGGGCAGGGCAACCCCAACCCTTATGCTCGACTCAAGAGTTGACCAGGAACACAGTTGCTACCGCACGATCCGCGCAATTGCAGGGCAGGGCATTGTGCCCCCCGTTCGATGTTGCCGTCTTGAACGCAAGCCGGTAGCAGACGCAAAGTGACCTTCCATGACAACGTATCGACCAGGGACACAGGGGAGATTCCCCAAAAGGAGGGATGGTGTATGAAAGCGCTTCGATCCAGGAACAGCTTGTGGTCGCTCATGGTTCTTCTTCTTGCGATGGCTTTTCTTGCGGGCATTCGGGGAACGACAGCCGCGGCTCAGGCGAAGCGGCTGGACAGCAAGGCTGTCAACCCGGTCACGATCGGCAGGGACGGGCCGCAGAGCGGTCGGTTCACGGCCAATGAATTGAACGTCGAATACAAGTATGTGTTCTCGGGGAGCAACATGCAGCTGTCGGGGAGCGTCCGGTTCGCCAGTCCCATCGCGGCCAACTATTCGGTCGTGAGGACATTCGAGCTCGGCCTCATCCTTGCCGACGCTCAGGGCAACGTGCTGCACCGGCAGATGCTCACAACCTCCTATGACAACAACGTCAATGACGCGATCCCGTTCACGCACACCGTCCTGGTGCCGCCGCAGGCGACGGTGATGGTGTTCTCGTACAGCGGTCAGGCCTACGGCCCGGGATCTTCGCCCACCAATTTCTGGCTCGATCCCGTCACAAAATAGCCACCGACCCGAACGATTCGCTTCACAAGCCTTTTTGCCGTCGGGCACGGCCCCCCGTGCCGGGCGGCAGGCTGAGACCGCACAAATTCAGGAAGGGCGGGCGCGAGTTCAGGCCTCCCCCTGGTAACGAGGTGCGTTCAAGATGACACAACACCTGCCCGTCGGGAGGTGTGACGCGGGCGTGTCCCCGCCCCTTGTACGGACCGATGTGCCCGTCAGACGCGGCCGGTGGTGACGCAGGCGGGGATAAACCCCGGGGACCGTGCGGATCCGTAGGGTGGGCACGGTTCCTCCGTGCCCACGATCAGGCCGGGCCTCGTGCATCCGCACTCCTCATCAACGCTGCGAAAGCGTACGGCCACCAGCCTCTTCAATGGGGGCGTTCCACACGTCGGCTCCTGATCGTTGACGGCACCGAGCGCTGGGGCAAGGATATCGGAACCGTGGGCTGCGCTATCGCGCATCCCACCCTACTGAACAACACAGTTGCTACGGACCGATATGCCCGTCAAACGTAGCAAGGGGCGGGCTTTATGCCCGCCCGCCCAATGCACCCATCTTGAACGCAATTATCCATGCCCCCTGCGACACCCGCGAAGCATGAAAACAGGCTCCCGAGGGAGTCTATTTTCTAGGTAATTCCCCATGGCGCCCGCGACACCCGCGAAGCATGAAAACAGGCTCACCCCGGGAATCTACTTTCTGGGTAAAACTGTATGAGAATGCTTCCGGGCGTCAAGGGGAAGACCCGTCCCGAGCCGCCAGCCGCAGCAGCAGGTTTCCGGCAACGGCACGGCGGTATGCGGCATCGGCGCGCACGTCACTTATGGGGGAAACGATTTTCCCGACTTCCGCTGCAGCCTCCCTCATCCGCTCCGCGGTGAGCTCTTTGCCAATCAGCATTCGTTCGATCTCCCGGGACCTCACGACCGTCGGGCCGACGCTTCCCCACGCCAGGGCGGCGTCCTCGACCACGCCCCCCGAGGAGACGCGCAGCATTGCGGCGAGGCTCACGGCCGAGCAGCAAAGCCCCTTGCGCTGCCCGACCTTTTCATAATGGAACAAGTTGAACATCCGAGGCTTTCTGATGCGAACGGCGGCCAGGATTTCGTTCTCGCCGAGGACCGTCTGCCCGGGCCCTTTGATGAAGTCCTTCAGGGCCACGATTCGACTTCCGGTCCCGCCGCGCAGCTCCAGTTCCGCATCGAGCACATAGAGCGGCGGGAGGGTGTCGCCCGCGGGGGAGGCCGTGCACACATTTCCGCCGATGGTCCCCATGTTCCGGATGAGCCGCGACCCCAGCACTTCAACCGCCCGGACCAGGACCGGCAGGTGTTCGGTCGCCACGGGATCGGCCAGGAGCCGGGTGTGCGTGACGCAGGCGCCGATACGCACCACCTCCCCGTGTTCGCTCACCGCGTCAAGCTCCGCTATTCTTTCGAGACAGACCAGGCAGGGCGGCACGGCTTCGAGGCCGCTTCGCATTTTCACCAGAAGGTCCGTGCCCCCGGCATAGACCCGCGCCCCGGGGTGCGTTTCCAGGATCCGCCGGAGCTCCTCCATCGATTCGGGTATCAGGACGTTCGTCATCGCCGGTCCCCATTCGCGAGTTTCAGGGCGGCCGCTTCCACCGCATCCACGATCTTGACGTAACCGGTGCACCGACAGATGTTACCGCTCAAC from Syntrophobacter fumaroxidans MPOB includes these protein-coding regions:
- a CDS encoding winged helix-turn-helix domain-containing protein, producing the protein MRLLVVEDEKKVASFIRKGLEEEGYAVDVALDGEVGLQMAMDRVHDLIILDIQLPRLSGMELLRSLRAKRISTPVLLLTVRATIEDKVLGLDAGADDYLTKPFSFRELVARVRALLRRRAESSQTELRVADLTLDPVRHTVSRGSEKIELTAKEFALLDYFMRNPDRVLTRTMIAEHVWDYDFDSMTNVIDVYVNYLRRKIDSDREPKLIHTVRGVGYMLKTE
- a CDS encoding FAD binding domain-containing protein — translated: MTNVLIPESMEELRRILETHPGARVYAGGTDLLVKMRSGLEAVPPCLVCLERIAELDAVSEHGEVVRIGACVTHTRLLADPVATEHLPVLVRAVEVLGSRLIRNMGTIGGNVCTASPAGDTLPPLYVLDAELELRGGTGSRIVALKDFIKGPGQTVLGENEILAAVRIRKPRMFNLFHYEKVGQRKGLCCSAVSLAAMLRVSSGGVVEDAALAWGSVGPTVVRSREIERMLIGKELTAERMREAAAEVGKIVSPISDVRADAAYRRAVAGNLLLRLAARDGSSP
- a CDS encoding sensor histidine kinase gives rise to the protein MKSIRARLTLWYTSLLTVTLVLLGGTAYALLSYSLSHEVDAALNGVARSLTERAHGPSAFVPAEVDEAFRRFFGFSPWNRYFQLFDPLGHRDPRQPAPHSGRLPLSGEALNNAANGISTYETVPGSEEHPVRVLTMPVMEGGRMVNLVQVGMSLKSVLETRTRFLLIMAVLFPVGLVLAATGGLLLARRALRPVDRMAEAARRISAEHLAERIGGTGAGDELDRLASTLNEMLGRLDTAFTQVRRFSADASHELQTPLTILKGELEVALRSPRTPEEYQAVLKSALEEIDRIAHLVEGLLLLARAEAGVLRMDRRPVDLEQLAEEVYWRLKVLADSRSIRFDSELAEPVVVPGDRERLRRLLFNLVDNAIKYTRPGGVVRLSVRSADGTAVVDVSDSGPGIAAEDLEKIFLPFQRVPMTAPGTERGAGLGLSIARSIATAHGGRIQVRSFPGKGSTFSVYIPMSPEAPS